AAGGCAAAAGATATTCGAGTAGGTCAGCAAACCTATCGATGGTCTCCCGAACGTCGTCGCTTTTCTTCAGGTATCGCACGATCGCCGGATCCTCGCCCGTCTTGTCGCGAAGCTTTAGATCGAAAAACGGATTCGGTAGATGCCGGACATCAAATAGAATGTCCACATCATGCGGGTTGCCGTACTTATGTCCGAAACTAAGGATCTGTACTTTCAATGGCCCGGCTTCGCCGGCATGACTAAAGCGTTGAATGATCGACCGCCGCAGTGTGTGAACTGTATGATCCGAAGTGTCGATGATCAGATCGGCCATCGACCGGATGACCTTCATCGCCTTTTTTTCCGATTTGATCGCGGCAAGGAGCCCCTTGCCCGAGTCGGCGGGGTGTGGCCGACGCGTCTCAGAGAATCGCCGCCGAAGAACATCGTCCGATGCTTCGAAAAAGACAACGAAGGGTTCGATATCGCGTTTGGCCAGCTTCTTGACCTCTGATGGAAATTCGGCCAAAAACTGCCGCTCCCGGATATTGATCACGAGCGCTGCTTTGTTTATCGCGGCAATGTCTTCGACGGAGGGCGACAATAATCGCGCAAATGTAGAAAGCAGCGTAATGGGTAGATTGTCGACACAGAAATACCCGAGATCTTCGAACGCATTTGTCGCCGAACTCATACCGGAACCGCTTAAACCGGTAATGATGACGAGCCTCGAATCGGACGGATGCGCGATCTGGCTGGATGACATATATGCGTTAGCCCATTGCTCGGGTCACGGTCGCGTTCCCGGCGTTCAGCATTTCGGAATGTGCGTCGATCAGTCTTTGAGCTGCGTCCGAACCGTTTCGACGAAGCAAAAAGACCCTTACTGCGGTCTCAAGCAGGGTCGAAAGATTTCGCCCTGGCCTGACCGGCAAAACAAATTTAGGGAGGGCGACGTCAAAAACGACCGTTTCATCCATATCGAGGCCGATACGTTCGATCGTTTCAACGTCTTCCCATTTTTTCAATTCTATACACAATTCTATCGCCGTCGGCCCGCATACCGAAGTACTCCCAAAAAGCTCTCGCACATCAACGATGCCCAGGCCGTGTATTTCGAGGTGACCGGCTGTTAGCTCCGGCGCCGAACCTACCAATCGTTTGCCGACACGTTTGATCCGAACAGCATCATCTGCGACAAGCCGATGTTTTCTTGATACCAGATCCAACGCACTTTCGGATTTGCCGATGCCGGAATCGCCGACAATGAGAACACCGAGGCCGAACATCTCCATCAAAACGCCATGACTTGTTTTCTCAGGGGCGAGCTCCTCTTGTAGAAGTTCCGTCGTCAGGCCGATCGCCCGCGAACTTATTGCTGAGGTCGACAACAATGGCAGGTCGTTCGATTGGCAAAATTCGATCAATTCCGCGGGCGGGCTGATACCTTTTGTCACCAGGATACAGGCGATCAGGTCGGGCGATAGATTCGCCAGTGCCCTTCGTCGTCCTTTCGGATCCATCGTACTAAGAAAAGCGACCTCACTCTTGCCGATCATTTGGATCCTTCCCGAATGGATGTAATCGGGGAATCCGGCCAGCG
The DNA window shown above is from Chloracidobacterium sp. and carries:
- the rapZ gene encoding RNase adapter RapZ gives rise to the protein MSSSQIAHPSDSRLVIITGLSGSGMSSATNAFEDLGYFCVDNLPITLLSTFARLLSPSVEDIAAINKAALVINIRERQFLAEFPSEVKKLAKRDIEPFVVFFEASDDVLRRRFSETRRPHPADSGKGLLAAIKSEKKAMKVIRSMADLIIDTSDHTVHTLRRSIIQRFSHAGEAGPLKVQILSFGHKYGNPHDVDILFDVRHLPNPFFDLKLRDKTGEDPAIVRYLKKSDDVRETIDRFADLLEYLLPFYRHEGKSYLTIGVGCTGGKHRSVMVANELRKRLKKSGYELSVVHRDMQK
- the hprK gene encoding HPr(Ser) kinase/phosphatase; translated protein: MNDTPPASQKRLSIRHLVERAPDELAFVILAGTNGCDARYLTSERVQKLGLALAGFPDYIHSGRIQMIGKSEVAFLSTMDPKGRRRALANLSPDLIACILVTKGISPPAELIEFCQSNDLPLLSTSAISSRAIGLTTELLQEELAPEKTSHGVLMEMFGLGVLIVGDSGIGKSESALDLVSRKHRLVADDAVRIKRVGKRLVGSAPELTAGHLEIHGLGIVDVRELFGSTSVCGPTAIELCIELKKWEDVETIERIGLDMDETVVFDVALPKFVLPVRPGRNLSTLLETAVRVFLLRRNGSDAAQRLIDAHSEMLNAGNATVTRAMG